A part of Onthophagus taurus isolate NC chromosome 7, IU_Otau_3.0, whole genome shotgun sequence genomic DNA contains:
- the LOC111420900 gene encoding zinc finger protein 541 isoform X4, protein MFRLYWQVSIFKSRFSFRVSSTDEKKPSSLNSEASKLTVKRPRPKAVSPNRQGPQQCQVCSKVFGNASALAKHKLTHSDERKYICNMCGKAFKRQDHLNGHMLTHRNKKPYECKAEGCGKSYCDARSLRRHTENHHSSGSSNGATTMSPAQGAASGDAASPHGSSCIQYAPPPTTSVTSTTTTTTTSLGNSGSSNSTGKSQLQQLLATEPVKGGGANDGLTKQLDLIHQIMEQTQRQSHSVTTKTNLKSNSKSNTKSSSSKVQKPLSSQNASIKPSSSSPQSKVTSTTSPGNNASSSGKDQKPVECNLCHRKFKNIPALNGHMRLHGGYFKKDTDNKKNEKKDPNGPPLQTASVSVRALIEEKIISKRNISSSSDDTSSPVRTSAPPLFPLTVHSPVTSGTTSEADSSKTSFAVPAPPQLSTVVEKSRRHSDAETFTVPRTPQQDADTLADLILNKKEKVTVKRTTSDPGQSTPQIIQFQSGEAFTLGVTYQPDDGYLSPSLHDEVFTQVQDTMLLQGVDTQQLASIQFQNIETDSLLQDHPEQQLQEISLDDYNLPDSVTDSPSYQSTQSVTHQDLRAVLDSPLPESLAEFSTFHTTGSLDIPSPSYQRSPAQFSNSPHPSMAAQSPLQSPLVRHDSPAYTYPTPPASHEGQSPCFGQNTILPMVSPKQEYIKDIDQNNQLLTTDFFSTTMSSSAAVEEALEEVLPGESIAADDLYSSLSNSPPPQSPLSIGLTPVPSPLSNIPSTTVPSPHTQTNFTSTNNIHCFPLQSQMMPNSDDPLLSSSPKDFPTKKKFEFNGIPLKLISGNAIIDSNFTGILLDANGELKLIQTGPNAFHTKNIVLATPHIITQLHNNHPSKEEDANKKMVPPVKQIIQTVVPTATKQIILTKPKDVKIETMKHEEVFLSPTTISSNSTKNPRKRPRSEPLQLPILHQSRLRATRSKPHGSSRFTPSPILNPSRPGNGLYWNMKSKPIDPENQETTWTDPVPETDSTPHINVGSHFQTLLPQCRPLDTRYVQQPTKEDLLWDPGINKSKEEVEMYFDFACCAALPGGGRNQEYAMHVLNLSDGNIHEAMLKLMQPTPSLPSKNPLHDYHYSETEKWSVLETDLFQQALSKYGKDFAMISQEIGSKSMKQCVEFYYVYKKMCKEDYKVAKQLRERWSSAEIEEKQFADSKLLGIADSGSPITEQRSFPCEFVDCSASFNSKAALNGHIRIHGGSVRSNCPNTTSIQERKLTLVTSSNQCHNSETIEDYPCKICGKIFTKIKSRSAHMKSHRIQDEGRRGFYSFDHAPINNSFGT, encoded by the exons ATGTTTCGTTTGTATTGGCAAGTTTCGATTTtcaaatcgcggtttagtttTCGTG TTTCTTCTACGGACGAGAAAAAGCCGTCAAGTCTCAACTCGGAAGCGTCCAAGTTAACGGTAAAAAGACCGCGACCGAAAGCAGTATCACCAAATCGACAAGGACCTCAACAATGTCAG GTGTGCTCAAAAGTCTTCGGTAACGCGTCAGCCCTCGCCAAGCACAAGCTTACACACAGCGACGAACGGAAATACATCTGCAACATGTGCGGAAAAGCGTTCAAGCGGCAGGATCACCT GAATGGTCACATGCTCACCCATAGGAACAAAAAACCGTACGAGTGTAAAGCGGAGGGATGCGGAAAAAGTTATTGCGATGCGCGGTCATTGAGAAGACACACTGAAAATCATCATAGCAGTGGGTCTTCTAATGGAGCCACCACAATGTCTCCAGCCCAAGGAGCAGCTTCCGGTGATGCAGCTTCGCCTCATGGGTCAAGCTGTATTCAATATGCACCTCCACCAACGACATCGGTTACATCAACAACCACCACTACGACTACTTCTTTAGGAAATAGTGGATCAAGTAATTCGACAGGAAAAAGTCAGTTACAACAACTTTTAGCAACAGAACCTGTTAAG GGAGGTGGTGCCAACGACGGCCTAACGAAGCAGCTGGACCTGATCCATCAAATAATGGAGCAGACGCAGAGACAATCACATTCGGTCACCAccaaaactaatttaaaatccAACTCGAAATCCAACACTAAGAGCTCTAGCAGTAAAGTACAAAAACCTTTATCG AGTCAAAATGCGTCAATCAAACCATCATCTTCTAGTCCACAATCCAAAGTTACCAGTACAACCTCCCCAGGGAACAACGCCAGTTCCTCTGGGAAAGATCAAAAGCCTGTTGAGTGCAATTTGTGCCatagaaaatttaagaatataCCTGCTTTAAACGGTCACATGAGACTTCATGGtggatattttaaaaag GATACCGATaacaaaaagaatgaaaaGAAAGATCCAAACGGCCCACCTCTACAAACAGCCAGTGTGAGTGTACGGGCTCTCATAGAAGAAAAGATAATAAGTAAAAGAAACATAAGTTCCTCTTCGGATGATACATCATCACCAGTTAGGACGTCAGCTCCGCCTCTATTTCCTCTAACAGTCCATTCCCCAGTCACATCTGGAACCACATCAGAGGCGGATTCATCGAAAACTTCTTTTGCAGTACCCGCGCCTCCTCAATTGAGTACGGTTGTAGAAAAAAGTAGAAGACATTCCGATGCGGAAACCTTCACGGTCCCCAGGACTCCGCAACAGGACGCCGATACTCTGGCGGATCTGATACTcaacaaaaaggaaaaagttaCCGTTAAAAGAACCACTTCCGATCCAGGCCAATCAACTCCTCAAATAATCCAATTCCAATCTGGCGAAGCGTTTACTTTGGGGGTCACCTATCAACCGGATGACGGTTATCTTTCGCCGAGCCTCCACGATGAAGTTTTCACCCAAGTACAAGATACAATGCTCCTACAAGGTGTCGATACCCAACAACTCGCTTCCATTCAGTTTCAAAACATCGAAACTGATAGTCTTCTTCAAGATCACCCGGAGCAACAACTTCAAGAAATTTCGTTGGATGATTACAATCTACCTGACAGTGTAACGGATTCGCCTTCTTACCAATCAACGCAATCGGTGACCCATCAGGATTTAAGGGCGGTGTTGGATTCGCCACTTCCGGAAAGCTTGGCAGAGTTCAGTACTTTTCATACCACCGGAAGCTTGGATATTCCATCGCCGAGTTACCAAAGATCTCCAGCTCAATTCTCAAATTCACCACATCCTTCCATGGCGGCTCAAAGTCCTTTGCAATCCCCTCTGGTGAGACACGATTCACCAGCTTATACATATCCAACACCACCAGCGAGTCATGAGGGGCAAAGTCCTTGTTTTGGACAGAACACGATTCTTCCAATGGTTTCTCCAAAACAAGAGTACATCAAAGACATCGATCAAAACAATCAACTATTAACAACGGATTTCTTTTCCACGACAATGTCCAGTTCGGCAGCCGTTGAAGAGGCTTTAGAAGAAGTTCTTCCTGGTGAAAGTATAGCAGCTGATGATTTGTACTCGTCTCTATCAAATTCACCTCCACCTCAATCTCCTCTATCGATTGGTTTAACTCCCGTGCCTTCTCCTTTATCTAACATCCCAAGCACAACTGTTCCATCACCTCACActcaaacaaattttacatcAACAAACAATATACATTGTTTTCCTTTACAATCTCAAATGATGCCAAATTCAGACGATCCCTTGCTTTCGAGTAGCCCAAAAGATTTTCCGACGAAGAAGAAATTCGAATTTAACGGAATcccattaaaattaatcagcGGTAATGCTATCATCGACAGCAACTTCACCGGGATCCTTCTTGATGCAAATGgggaattaaaattaatacaaaccGGTCCGAATGCATTTCATACCAAAAACATCGTTTTGGCGACTCCTCATATTATCACCCAACTTCACAATAATCATCCAAGCAAAGAAGAGGatgcaaataaaaaaatggttccacctgtaaaacaaattatacaaACCGTCGTTCCCACAGCAACAAAGCAAATCATTTTAACGAAACCGAAAGATGTTAAAATAGAAACAATGAAACATGAAGAAGTCTTTTTAAGTCCAACAAC tatATCCAGTAATTCTACAAAGAATCCTCGGAAAAGGCCTCGATCTGAACCGCTACAACTACCTATTTTACATCAATCAAGATTAAGGGCTACAAGAAGTAAACCACATGGTTCGTCGAGATTTACACCATCTCCCATTTTAAACCCAAGTCGACCCGGAAATGGGTTGTATTGGAATATGAAATCTAAACCGATTG ATCCAGAAAACCAAGAAACAACATGGACCGATCCTGTTCCAGAAACCGACTCTACACCACACATAAACGTTGGGTCACATTTCCAAACCTTATTACCTCAATGCAGACCTTTGGATACTCGGTATGTTCAACAACCGACTAAAGAAGATCTTCTTTGGGATCCTggtataaataaatcaaaagaagAGGTCGAAATGTATTTTGATTTTGCTTGCTGCGCTGCTCTTCCTGGCGGTGGAAGAAACCAAGAGTACGCAATGCACGTTCTCAACCTCTCCGATGGAAATATCCat gAAGCAATGCTGAAATTGATGCAACCGACTCCGTCTCTGCCTTCTAAAAACCCCCTTCACGACTACCACTATTCAGAAACTGAAAAGTGGTCCGTCTTGGAGACCGATCTCTTCCAACAAGCTTTATCAAAGTATGGTAAAGATTTCGCAATGATATCCCAAGAAATCGGATCGAAATCGATGAAACAATGCGTCGAGTTTTACTATGTTTACAAAAAGATGTGTAAAGAGGATTATAAGGTAGCTAAACAGCTTAGAGAGAGATGGTCAAGTGCTGAAATTGAAGAGAAGCAGTTTGCCGATTCAAAATTACTTGGG ATTGCAGACTCGGGATCACCTATAACTGAACAAAGAAGTTTTCCGTGCGAATTCGTGGATTGTTCTGCa agttttaattcaaaagcAGCCCTAAATGGTCACATTAGGATACATGGTGGCAGCGTGCGTAGTAATTGTCCGAATACGACATCCATCCAAGAAAGAAAGTTAACGTTGGTCACCTCAAGCAACCAGTGTCACAACAGCGAAACGATAGAAGATTATCCGTGTAAGATATGCGGGAA GATattcacaaaaataaaaagtagaaGTGCTCATATGAAATCTCATCGGATACAAGATGAAGGCAGACGTGGTTTTTATTCCTTCGATCACGCACCAATCAATAATTCCTTCGGTACTTAG